Proteins co-encoded in one Megalops cyprinoides isolate fMegCyp1 chromosome 1, fMegCyp1.pri, whole genome shotgun sequence genomic window:
- the LOC118790467 gene encoding stonustoxin subunit beta-like: MLPLLTSFLSADACQLTLDPNTAHRDLSLSEGDRKVTHTPGRKQPYPDHPERFDSIWQVLCREGLSGTRCYWEAEYSRRADIAVTYKGISRKGGDSDSVFEYNDQSWCLCCRGNRYSAVHNNNITSIPDPSSHGSSPSSPSSHRVGVYLDWPAGTLSFYSVSSDTLTLLHTFHTTFTQPLYPGFRVGWGASVSLCMLG; the protein is encoded by the coding sequence ATGTTGCCTCTTCtaacctccttcctgtctgcagatgcctgccagctcacactggaccccaacacagcacacagagacctgtctctatctgagggggacaggaaggtgacacacacaccgGGGAGAAagcagccatatcctgatcacccagagagatttgacTCCATAtggcaggtgctgtgcagagagggtctgtctgggactcgctgttactgggaggctgagtaCAGTAGGAGGGCTGATATTGCAGTGACatataaaggaatcagcaggaaaggaggggATTCTGACAGTGTGTTTGAATACAATGACCAGTCctggtgtctgtgctgcagaggtAACAGGTATTCTGCTGTACACAATAATAACATCACTTCCATACCCGACCCCTCCTCCCacggctcctccccctcctccccctcctcccacagagtaggagtgtatctggactggccggccggcactctgtccttctacagcgtctcctctgacactctgaccctcctgcacactttccacaccacattcactcaacccctctatcctgggtttcGGGTAGGATGGGGCgcctcagtgtccctgtgcatgctgggatag